In Cryptomeria japonica chromosome 10, Sugi_1.0, whole genome shotgun sequence, a genomic segment contains:
- the LOC131072584 gene encoding uncharacterized protein LOC131072584 has product MKGADILMAAVAAVASTALDFPAQTRGVQISAFSSSRGKMDNLERHPCEELQCRPFNEDKFAPKFDGLRFIETLVTAHR; this is encoded by the exons ATGAAGGGAGCAGACATTTTAATGGCCGCTGTTGCAGCAGTTGCGTCTACTGCCTTGGATTTTCCGGCCCAAACACGCGGCGTTCAGATCAGCGCTTTCTCTTCGTCAAGG GGGAAAATGGACAATTTGGAGAGACACCCATGTGAGGAATTGCAGTGCAGGCCGTTTAATGAAGATAAGTTCGCTCCAAAGTTTGATGGGCTTCGCTTTATTGAAACTCTCGTAACTGCTCACAGATAG